Part of the Kitasatospora sp. NBC_01266 genome, TGGTCCGTACACCCGCCGGCTGCCCGCCGCACTCCTCGGGGTGCACAGCCGGCTGTGCTGAAGGAGACAGCGGCTTGACCGGCACCTTGTTCGCGATCAGTGACCTGCACGTGGGGTACAAGGAGAACCGCGAGTTCGTCGAGCGGCTCCAACCCGCCTCGCCGCAGGACTGGCTGATCGTGGCCGGCGACGTCAGCGAGCGGTTCAGCGACATCGAGTGGACCCTGCGGACCCTGCGCGAGCGCTACGCCGAGGTGATCTGGGCGCCGGGCAACCACGAGTTGTGGACACCGAACGACGACCCGGTCCAACTGCGCGGCGAGCACCGCTACCAGGCGCTGGTCGAGCTCTGCCGCGGCCTGGACGTCCGCACGCCGGAGGATCCGCACCTGGTCTGGCGCGGCGCCGGCGGGCCGGTCACCGTGGTGCCGCTCTTCGTGCTGTACGACTACACCTTCCGGCCGCCGGGCACCCACACCAAGGAGCAGGGGCTGGCCTACGCCCGGGGCACCGGGATCGTCTGCACCGACGAGATGCTGCTGCACCCCGACCCGTACGCCAGCCTGGACGAGTGGTGCGAGGCGCGGATCGCGGCGACCGAGCGGCGGCTGGCCGACCTCGACCCGACGCTGCCGACCGTGCTGATCAACCACTTCCCGCTGCGCCGCGAGCCGACGCTGGTGCTGCGCTACCCGGAGTTCGCGCAGTGGTGCGGAACCGAGCGCACCGCCGACTGGCACCTGAAGTACCGTGCGGCGGTCGCGGTCTACGGACACCTGCACATTCCCCGGACGATGTGGATCGACGACATCCGCTTCGAGGAGGTCTCGGTGGGCTACCCG contains:
- a CDS encoding metallophosphoesterase family protein — its product is MTGTLFAISDLHVGYKENREFVERLQPASPQDWLIVAGDVSERFSDIEWTLRTLRERYAEVIWAPGNHELWTPNDDPVQLRGEHRYQALVELCRGLDVRTPEDPHLVWRGAGGPVTVVPLFVLYDYTFRPPGTHTKEQGLAYARGTGIVCTDEMLLHPDPYASLDEWCEARIAATERRLADLDPTLPTVLINHFPLRREPTLVLRYPEFAQWCGTERTADWHLKYRAAVAVYGHLHIPRTMWIDDIRFEEVSVGYPREWRRTGSGPKGPRPVFPDAVPGAAAEAPTA